One genomic segment of Leishmania braziliensis MHOM/BR/75/M2904 complete genome, chromosome 7 includes these proteins:
- a CDS encoding putative 3-hydroxyacyl-ACP dehydratase: MSCGMDFADLTTGETGACCFSLRHHIHDNRNVPPFFLSTPSPATLREYHNKFPPFPFAHTYFHSVSTTYMRSRDQSAEQVSSSSKSEKTEGSSSSPAAMSTEIAPLTIRVGSQATKTVYISQENVTTFGNVIDDHNPIHSDPEAAQAAGFPTTICYGMYAGSLFSGLMAKEMPGPGTVYLSQNLRFTAPVFVGDDIQAIVEVREFRKDKGLVYLSNILQKTEPSTGKTIMCVDGSAVVMNKNLKFEGESEWSVK; this comes from the coding sequence ATGTCATGCGGGATGGATTTCGCCGATCTCACGACCGGTGAGACTGGAGCgtgttgtttttctctccggCATCACATACATGACAACCGAAAcgttccccccttctttctttcgaCACCATCGCCTGCGACATTGCGTGAGTATCACAACAagtttccccctttcccctttgcgCACACTTATTTCCACTCTGTTTCGACAACATACATGCGCAGTCGTGATCAGAGCGCTGAGCAAGTGTCATCCTCATCCAAGAGTGAAAAGACCGAAGGATCGTCCTCATCACCAGCGGCTATGTCTACCGAGATCGCGCCACTTACCATCCGCGTGGGCTCACAGGCGACCAAGACAGTCTACATCAGCCAAGAGAACGTCACCACCTTCGGCAACGTCATTGACGACCACAACCCCATTCACAGTGACCCGGAGGCGGCCCAGGCAGCGGGGTTTCCCACCACCATTTGTTACGGCATGTACGCCGGCTCGCTTTTCTCAGGTCTCATGGCGAAGGAGATGCCCGGCCCTGGCACTGTGTACCTGTCGCAGAACTTGCGCTTCACCGCTCCGGTTTTCGTCGGCGACGATATCCAGGCCATCGTCGAGGTCCGCGAGTTCCGCAAGGATAAGGGACTCGTTTATCTGTCCAACATTCTACAAAAGACGGAGCCTTCTACCGGCAAGACAATTATGTGCGTTGACGGGTCTGCCGTGGTCATGAACAAGAATCTGAAGTTTGAGGGCGAGAGTGAGTGGTCTGTGAagtag
- a CDS encoding putative 3-hydroxyacyl-ACP dehydratase, protein MQAAAHRIIRVGAQASKTVRITQRDVVLFGNLVQDHNPIHSDAAAAKAAGFPSPICHGMLAGSLFSGLMATELPGPNTVYLSQTLRFLAPIFVGDELEVIAKVTQFRRSTGLIEMSTIIQKANPTNLGTKITCIEGFSVGMNKLVEFEGESEWTCRL, encoded by the coding sequence ATGCAAGCCGCAGCACACCGCATCATTCGTGTCGGGGCGCAGGCTTCAAAGACGGTGAGAATTACGCAGAGGGATGTTGTCCTTTTTGGGAACCTTGTTCAAGACCATAACCCCATTCACAGcgacgcggccgccgcgAAGGCAGCCGgattcccctcccccatatGCCATGGTATGCTGGccggctctctcttttctggcCTGATGGCGACGGAACTCCCAGGCCCCAACACAGTGTACCTCTCGCAGACCCTGCGCTTCCTGGCACCCATCTTTGTTGGTGATGAGCTGGAGGTGATTGCCAAGGTTACCCAGTTCCGCCGCAGCACGGGGCTCATTGAGATGTCGACCATCATACAGAAGGCAAACCCGACGAACTTGGGCACGAAGATCACCTGCATTGAGGGGTTCTCTGTAGGGATGAACAAGCTCGTGGAGTTtgaaggggagagcgagtGGACGTGTCGGCTGTAG
- a CDS encoding putative acyl-CoA dehydrogenase, mitochondrial precursor: protein MRRIFSSAPRQYVRYASYMAGLFNFRVVSEELFPYPSRKLDSDESETVQTLIEQIRSSDKELNLAGARIATEYGGLGLGHTAHALICEEVGTSGDSKLLQTIQHCGFASYLLSTVGSKEVKGKYLTGMSDGTIMMGWATQEGCGSDISMITAKATITSTGMYVLTGSKQCRFAESATHYLVLAKTLTQTAAEAGPMEVSRNTFFIVEKSAKGVSVNGEIVNFEETPVADVVGVVGEGFKNRMITLFTEQYVYASTLLGILKRVVQELRGSVPEQWAADTVASCACAMYAMESALYALTANLDLPTEDSLLDAALVSVFVQSSTNRWLSILSTATPMNAILEKCFANARLMLSMMESIDFLYSSAVCCGVEDYGLVFQRTSTLQMVQLRTMRSIGMKDRVPVRELDCSAIDSAVVAFGNAVEAAFVRNGSQVPLQQLIINRLGEAVSLLYAASASASRAAMCQSKCLLTAKVEKELASTFIAMATNRAIQLSEESCNVGMTADDSYKRIAVEMCDEVLRS, encoded by the coding sequence ATGCGCCGCATATTTTCTTCAGCGCCAAGGCAGTACGTGCGTTATGCCTCGTACATGGCTGGCCTTTTCAACTTTCGTGTCGTCTCCGAAGAGCTCTTCCCGTACCCCTCTCGGAAGCTGGACAGTGATGAGTCAGAAACTGTGCAGACACTCATTGAACAGATCCGCAGCAGTGATAAGGAGCTGAATCTCGCAGGCGCTCGAATCGCAACTGAGTATGGCGGACTGGGGCTAGGGCATACAGCGCACGCTCTCATCTGTGAGGAGGTAGGGACCAGCGGCGACAGCAAGCTTCTACAGACGATTCAGCACTGTGGATTCGCATCCTATTTGCTGTCTACAGTAGGTTCGAAGGAAGTGAAAGGGAAGTACCTTACGGGAATGTCCGATGGCACGATTATGATGGGGTGGGCTACACAGGAGGGCTGCGGGAGTGACATTAGCATGATTACTGCCAAGGCTACGATCACAAGCACCGGCATGTACGTGCTCACAGGGTCCAAACAGTGCAGGTTCGCTGAAAGTGCGACACACTATCTGGTACTGGCCAAGACGCTGACTCAGACTGCAGCGGAGGCGGGGCCGATGGAGGTTTCGCGGAACACTTTCTTTATCGTAGAGAAGAGCGCAAAAGGGGTGAGCGTGAATGGAGAAATCGTTAACTTTGAAGAGACTCCCGTTGCTGACGTAGTTGGCGTAGTTGGGGAAGGGTTCAAGAACCGCATGATCACATTGTTCACTGAGCAGTACGTCTATGCGTCCACGTTGCTCGGCATTTTGAAGCGGGTCGTGCAAGAGCTGCGGGGAAGTGTACCGGAACAATGGGCTGCTGACACAGTCGCatcgtgcgcgtgcgctaTGTACGCCATGGAGTCCGCTCTCTACGCTCTAACTGCCAACCTAGATTTGCCCACCGAAGACAGCTTGCTGGATGCAGCTCTGGTTAGTGTATTCGTGCAGAGTAGCACGAATAGATGGCTCAGCATTCTGTCGACGGCAACCCCCATGAACGCGATCCTCGAAAAGTGCTTTGCAAACGCGCGTCTTATGTTGTCTATGATGGAGTCCATCGATTTTCTCTATTCATCCGCCGTCTGCTGTGGGGTTGAGGACTACGGTCTTGTCTTTCAGCGCACGTCTACGTTGCAGATGGTGCAGTTGCGGACGATGCGGTCGATAGGCATGAAGGATCGCGTGCCGGTGCGGGAGCTGGACTGCTCCGCCATCGACTCTGCTGTGGTTGCCTTTGGTAACGCTGTGGAGGCCGCCTTTGTCCGTAATGGCTCCCAGGTgcctctgcagcagctcatcaTTAACCGCCTTGGTGAAGCAGTGTCGTTGCTATacgccgcctctgccagtGCGTCGCGCGCGGCCATGTGTCAAAGCAAGTGTCTGCTGACTGCCAAAGTTGAAAAGGAACTGGCCAGCACCTTTATCGCCATGGCCACCAACCGTGCAATTCAGCTCTCTGAGGAGTCCTGCAACGTTGGAATGACTGCCGATGACTCCTACAAGCGGATTGCAGTGGAGATGTGCGATGAAGTATTGCGGTCGTAG